A single Spirochaetaceae bacterium DNA region contains:
- a CDS encoding SMP-30/gluconolactonase/LRE family protein, producing MHSTVSAMALAQRVGEFERNGYTVFRGFNADWIERWRPVFMDHYRRQLGQGQHGRGVGQPRAVLRGLLQEYPGLFVPSLVAPAMLDFLEGLMGPTVGFDSLQIAITPPVSEHEARRVHAWHRDMWALTGWTDDYLPPNAVNVLTYLQEGQQYGELRVIPGSHRGSRVVGEGGSTRAQKGEQVVPMAAGDTVVIHSSLLHTTSGNYSGDLRIFASFFYTRAWLPKRESYAVESMQRVIRAARQQGERRVARLFEPDGELLARRFNGNNGEHTERQRWRQWLAEEGLERAQAAFSREEASDAATAAQDAALPRAQAPQPAASANPVAAADTAAADTAAGKTDAAPAAAAAIAPAPDGPADADSVAMPVLNARAELGEGPVWDAASGILYWVDLFAGVVHSYRPISGITGSVEVGELVGCVVPRQSGGLLAATASGIYHLDPDSGAKTRVSAIEADRPETHFNDGKVDPAGRFWFGSIAVDRTTDLLGDLYSLDPDLTVTHRLRGVDNTNGMDWSPDGRTMYYIDSLTRQVTAYAYDAASGAIANPRPLVTLPEGTGVPDGMTVSVDGSLWVAHWGGARVTRWHPDSGALLQTIAVPANLTTSCAFAGPAMDDLYITTARYQEPIAALAAQPLAGGLFRYRTDTRGRPAAVFAG from the coding sequence GCGGCCGGTGTTCATGGATCACTACCGGCGCCAACTGGGCCAGGGGCAGCACGGCCGCGGCGTCGGCCAGCCGCGTGCCGTGTTGCGCGGCCTGCTGCAGGAGTATCCCGGCCTGTTCGTCCCCTCACTGGTGGCGCCGGCGATGCTCGACTTCCTGGAGGGGCTGATGGGCCCCACCGTGGGCTTCGACAGCCTGCAGATCGCCATCACGCCGCCGGTCAGCGAGCACGAGGCGCGCCGCGTGCACGCCTGGCATCGCGACATGTGGGCGCTGACCGGGTGGACAGACGACTACCTGCCGCCCAACGCCGTGAACGTGCTCACTTACCTGCAGGAGGGGCAGCAGTACGGGGAACTGCGGGTGATCCCCGGCTCGCACCGCGGCAGCCGCGTGGTCGGCGAGGGTGGCTCGACGCGAGCGCAGAAGGGCGAGCAGGTGGTGCCGATGGCGGCCGGCGACACGGTGGTGATCCACTCGTCGCTGCTGCACACCACCTCCGGCAACTACAGCGGCGACCTGCGCATTTTCGCGAGCTTCTTCTACACGCGCGCCTGGCTGCCCAAGCGCGAGTCCTACGCCGTAGAGAGCATGCAGCGCGTGATCCGCGCGGCGCGCCAGCAGGGCGAACGGCGCGTGGCGCGCCTGTTCGAGCCGGACGGCGAACTGCTCGCGCGCCGCTTCAACGGCAACAACGGCGAGCACACGGAGCGGCAGCGGTGGCGGCAGTGGCTGGCCGAGGAGGGCCTCGAACGCGCGCAGGCGGCCTTCTCGCGGGAGGAGGCGTCGGACGCCGCGACGGCCGCGCAGGACGCTGCGCTTCCGCGGGCGCAAGCGCCGCAACCCGCCGCTTCCGCCAACCCTGTGGCCGCGGCAGATACGGCCGCCGCCGACACCGCTGCCGGGAAGACCGACGCGGCGCCCGCCGCAGCGGCCGCAATTGCGCCGGCACCGGATGGACCGGCGGACGCCGACTCGGTAGCGATGCCGGTACTGAATGCGCGGGCGGAGCTGGGCGAGGGGCCGGTGTGGGACGCGGCGAGCGGCATCCTGTACTGGGTGGACCTGTTCGCCGGCGTGGTGCACAGCTACCGGCCCATCTCCGGGATCACCGGCAGCGTGGAGGTGGGCGAGCTCGTTGGCTGCGTGGTGCCGCGCCAGAGCGGCGGGCTGCTGGCCGCCACCGCAAGCGGTATCTATCACCTCGATCCCGACAGCGGCGCGAAGACGCGCGTGTCCGCCATCGAGGCCGACCGCCCCGAGACCCACTTCAACGACGGCAAGGTGGATCCGGCGGGGCGCTTCTGGTTCGGCTCCATCGCCGTGGACCGCACCACCGACCTGCTCGGCGACCTGTACAGCCTGGATCCCGACCTCACCGTCACCCACCGGCTGCGCGGTGTCGACAACACGAACGGCATGGACTGGAGCCCCGACGGGCGCACCATGTACTACATCGACTCGCTCACCCGCCAGGTCACCGCCTACGCCTACGACGCTGCCAGCGGCGCCATAGCCAACCCGCGTCCGCTTGTGACCCTCCCCGAGGGCACCGGCGTGCCCGACGGCATGACCGTCTCCGTGGACGGCTCGCTGTGGGTGGCGCACTGGGGCGGCGCCCGCGTCACCCGCTGGCATCCGGACAGCGGTGCCCTGCTGCAGACCATCGCCGTACCGGCCAACCTCACCACCTCGTGCGCGTTCGCCGGACCGGCCATGGACGACCTGTACATCACCACCGCCCGCTACCAGGAGCCGATCGCCGCGCTTGCCGCGCAACCGCTCGCCGGCGGCCTGTTCCGCTACCGCACCGACACCCGCGGCCGCCCCGCCGCCGTGTTCGCCGGTTAG
- a CDS encoding ThuA domain-containing protein: MGSASDTAIRTAVVTGGHFYEVVDFHRMFRSLDGVDAYIQHMDDFALAPREERDGYDVVLFFTMLLEGPRGERLEALEQIGTGQGVVVLHHSILAFPFSPFWRRWTDLPNLTHSVDPPEPITTEIADPDHPITAGLADWRMNDEIYRMGGPTADSHVLLRTSHPHSMRALAWAREPGGRRVVCYQAGHDHQAWTHPSYRAFLTRAIGWCARRI; the protein is encoded by the coding sequence ATGGGCAGCGCGTCCGATACCGCGATTCGCACCGCCGTGGTGACCGGTGGGCACTTCTACGAGGTGGTGGACTTTCACCGCATGTTCCGCTCGCTCGACGGCGTCGACGCGTATATCCAGCACATGGACGACTTCGCCCTGGCGCCGCGCGAGGAGCGCGACGGCTACGACGTGGTGCTGTTCTTCACCATGCTGCTGGAAGGGCCGCGCGGCGAACGGCTGGAGGCGCTGGAGCAGATCGGCACAGGCCAGGGCGTGGTGGTGCTGCACCACTCCATCCTGGCGTTCCCGTTCTCGCCGTTCTGGCGCCGCTGGACCGATCTGCCGAATCTCACCCACTCGGTGGACCCGCCCGAGCCGATCACCACCGAGATCGCCGACCCGGACCATCCGATCACCGCCGGCCTCGCGGACTGGCGGATGAACGACGAGATCTACCGCATGGGCGGACCGACCGCCGACAGCCACGTCCTGCTCCGCACCAGCCATCCGCACAGCATGCGCGCGCTGGCGTGGGCGCGCGAGCCCGGCGGCCGGCGCGTGGTGTGCTACCAGGCGGGCCACGACCACCAGGCCTGGACCCACCCCTCCTACCGCGCGTTCCTCACCCGTGCCATCGGGTGGTGCGCGCGCCGGATCTGA